One segment of Rickettsiella grylli DNA contains the following:
- a CDS encoding FmdB family zinc ribbon protein: MPIYEYACQACGHKFDTLQNSSDEPLTHCPICQEPTLKKLVSASAFHLKGTGWYVTDFKNPTKPENTEKDKADNTTTPKEQNKGTDNVQESTAKERVAEKKSVDKPPKTDPSEKKS; the protein is encoded by the coding sequence ATGCCTATTTATGAATATGCCTGTCAGGCCTGCGGCCATAAATTTGATACACTACAAAACAGTAGTGACGAACCGCTAACGCATTGTCCCATTTGTCAAGAACCGACTTTGAAAAAGCTAGTTTCAGCGTCCGCTTTCCATTTGAAAGGAACCGGTTGGTATGTGACCGATTTTAAAAATCCGACGAAACCCGAAAATACAGAAAAAGACAAAGCGGATAATACAACGACGCCGAAAGAACAGAATAAAGGCACCGATAACGTTCAAGAATCGACAGCAAAAGAGCGTGTAGCTGAAAAAAAATCCGTGGATAAACCGCCTAAAACCGATCCATCAGAAAAAAAATCCTAA
- a CDS encoding proline--tRNA ligase gives MRSSHFYLPTLKEAPADAEIKSHQLMLRAGMIRKVASGIYSWLPLGLRVLRKVETIVREEMNRIHAQEVLLPILQPAELWQESERWEAYGPELLRLTDRHQRAFCLGPTHEEIITALVRHEVRSYKQLPLIFYQIQTKFRDEIRPRFGVMRAREFMMKDAYSFHPDKTSLSETYQMMHASYCRIFTRLGLKFRVVLADTGNIGGSQSHEFQVLAQTGEDHIFYSDRSDYAANAELAESLVIQQRPPAPTKALKKVNTSPKKTMRALSDYLNISLQQSIQFVVVKGKLSPLIGLILRGNDELNVTKIGKLTDVATPIHFVDEADILAYTHVSSAYLGPIGLSIPLIIDREAAVLSDFVCGANEEGFHYINVNWGRDCPLPPIADLRKVRVGDPSPDGKGRLKMERGIEVGHIFQLGNKYACAMNARITTSHAREIPMEMGCYGIGISRVVGGAIEQCHDDQGIIWPSAMAPFQVVIIPIAYHRNRSVKEAADTLYQQLQQARIDVLLDDRKERPGKLFADNDLIGIPHRLVINEKMILEKTVAYKARIEKHEHPVNLENILNFLHQKINIPRD, from the coding sequence ATGCGCAGCAGTCATTTTTATCTTCCCACACTGAAAGAAGCACCTGCCGATGCCGAGATTAAAAGCCATCAATTGATGTTGCGCGCGGGAATGATCCGCAAAGTGGCCTCAGGAATTTATTCCTGGCTCCCTTTGGGTTTACGGGTTTTACGTAAAGTGGAAACGATTGTCCGTGAGGAAATGAACCGTATTCATGCGCAAGAGGTGCTACTGCCGATTCTGCAACCCGCCGAACTATGGCAAGAATCCGAACGATGGGAGGCTTATGGTCCAGAATTACTCCGTCTTACCGATAGACATCAACGCGCGTTTTGTTTAGGCCCGACACACGAAGAAATCATTACCGCTTTAGTGCGTCACGAAGTACGCAGTTACAAACAATTGCCCCTTATTTTTTATCAAATACAAACCAAGTTTCGTGATGAAATTCGACCTCGTTTTGGCGTTATGCGTGCACGTGAATTTATGATGAAAGATGCTTATTCGTTTCATCCTGATAAAACCTCACTTTCAGAAACCTATCAAATGATGCATGCGAGTTATTGTCGAATTTTCACGCGTTTAGGATTAAAATTTCGTGTCGTCTTAGCAGATACAGGAAATATTGGTGGCAGTCAATCCCACGAATTTCAAGTTTTAGCGCAAACGGGCGAGGATCACATTTTCTATAGTGATAGGAGTGATTATGCGGCTAATGCTGAACTGGCAGAAAGTCTTGTCATTCAACAACGCCCTCCTGCACCAACGAAAGCACTGAAAAAAGTAAACACCTCTCCTAAAAAAACGATGCGAGCGCTCAGTGATTATCTGAATATCTCTCTTCAACAATCGATTCAATTCGTCGTGGTTAAAGGAAAATTATCCCCTTTAATCGGTCTTATACTCCGTGGTAATGATGAATTAAACGTAACCAAAATTGGAAAGTTAACAGATGTTGCAACGCCCATCCACTTTGTAGATGAAGCGGACATTTTAGCGTACACCCACGTGTCCTCTGCTTATCTCGGCCCTATTGGTTTATCCATCCCTTTAATTATTGATCGCGAAGCAGCCGTACTTTCCGATTTCGTCTGCGGTGCGAATGAAGAAGGTTTCCATTATATAAACGTTAATTGGGGACGGGATTGCCCGCTTCCTCCCATTGCTGATTTACGAAAAGTCCGTGTAGGTGATCCCAGTCCTGATGGAAAAGGACGTCTAAAAATGGAGCGCGGTATTGAAGTGGGCCATATTTTTCAGTTAGGAAATAAATACGCGTGTGCAATGAATGCGCGCATTACAACCAGTCATGCGCGTGAAATACCTATGGAAATGGGGTGCTATGGTATCGGTATCTCACGCGTTGTGGGTGGGGCCATCGAACAATGCCATGATGACCAGGGTATTATCTGGCCGTCTGCCATGGCTCCTTTTCAAGTGGTGATAATCCCTATTGCTTATCATCGAAATCGGTCCGTAAAAGAAGCGGCCGATACGCTTTATCAGCAACTTCAGCAGGCGCGCATCGATGTTTTATTAGATGATCGCAAGGAACGTCCTGGTAAACTTTTTGCAGATAATGATCTCATCGGGATTCCCCATCGTTTAGTCATCAATGAAAAAATGATACTCGAAAAAACCGTTGCCTATAAAGCGAGAATTGAAAAACATGAACATCCGGTGAATTTGGAAAATATCCTAAATTTTTTACACCAAAAAATTAATATTCCGAGAGATTGA
- a CDS encoding EVE domain-containing protein → MNYWLMKSEPTCFSIYDLAKRPQQREPWDGVRNYQARNFLKAMKKGDLAFFYHSSCPQPGIVGIIKIVKTAYPDKTAAFPLDHSHHPKNTTKPRWYAVDVQLVRIFKSIITLESLRKEPQLKTMRLLQKGNRLSVMPLTTLEWQHLMSFVPYHEQIKKIIRTEPLF, encoded by the coding sequence GTGAATTATTGGCTAATGAAATCAGAGCCCACTTGTTTTAGCATATACGATTTAGCCAAGCGCCCACAACAGCGTGAACCTTGGGATGGTGTCAGAAATTATCAAGCTCGCAATTTTTTAAAAGCAATGAAAAAAGGTGATTTGGCATTTTTTTATCATTCGAGCTGTCCTCAGCCTGGAATCGTTGGAATAATAAAAATAGTCAAGACCGCGTATCCTGATAAAACAGCCGCATTTCCATTAGACCACTCCCATCATCCTAAAAATACTACAAAACCCCGTTGGTATGCCGTTGATGTCCAATTAGTCAGAATCTTTAAATCCATCATTACTTTAGAATCTTTAAGAAAAGAACCTCAGTTAAAAACGATGCGTTTATTACAAAAAGGAAATCGTTTATCCGTTATGCCTTTAACAACGCTTGAATGGCAACACCTCATGTCTTTCGTTCCTTATCATGAACAGATAAAAAAAATAATCCGTACTGAACCTCTATTTTAA
- the lysS gene encoding lysine--tRNA ligase — protein sequence MSQEKITTVNNADDLFSQRLEKLNDLRQCSDAYPNSFRRNHLTADLHHRFEQVDSDRLQQKNCSVRVAGRIMLKRDMGKSLFFDIQDMSGKMQIYVKQDTVGVEHYEMIKRLDLGDIVGIVGVLFRTKTNQLSVKAEKVDLLSKALRPLPDKFHGLSESDKEQRYRHRYLDLMTNEKTRKTFQIRSQLIQEIRQFLNRRGFLEVETPMMHVLPGGALARPFITHHNALNMPLFLRVAPELHLKRLVVGGMEKVFEINRSFRNEGLSTRHNPEFTMLEFYQAYSDYHDLMDLTEQLIRELAKTILTTEQLTYQGEIYDLSKPFKRLTMIDALLEYNPEWQLNDVTEFARLKKIAADLEIQPKESIGQLQFAVFEETVEEKLKQPTFITQYPIVVSPLARRNSENPDFADRFELYIGGRELANGFSELNDPEDQRARFKQQLLAKSKGDSEAMPYDEEYIQALEYGLPPTAGEGMGIDRLTMLFTDSVSIRDVILFPLMRPESD from the coding sequence ATGAGTCAAGAAAAAATAACGACCGTGAATAATGCGGACGATCTATTTTCACAACGTTTGGAGAAGCTAAACGACTTGCGGCAATGTTCAGACGCTTATCCTAATTCTTTTCGGCGCAATCATTTAACCGCTGATTTGCATCATCGCTTTGAGCAAGTAGACAGTGACCGCTTACAACAAAAAAATTGTTCTGTCCGAGTGGCAGGTCGGATTATGTTAAAACGAGACATGGGAAAAAGTTTATTCTTTGATATTCAAGATATGTCAGGGAAAATGCAAATCTATGTTAAACAAGATACAGTCGGTGTAGAACATTATGAAATGATAAAACGTTTAGATTTAGGTGATATTGTTGGGATTGTGGGTGTTTTATTTCGGACTAAAACGAATCAACTTTCTGTGAAAGCAGAAAAAGTTGATTTATTAAGTAAAGCGTTACGTCCTTTACCCGATAAATTTCATGGTCTTTCTGAATCGGATAAAGAGCAACGTTACCGACATCGTTATTTAGATTTAATGACCAACGAAAAAACGCGAAAAACGTTTCAAATCCGATCACAGCTTATTCAAGAAATTCGGCAATTTTTAAATCGTCGTGGATTCCTTGAAGTTGAAACACCCATGATGCATGTGTTACCGGGTGGTGCCTTAGCGCGACCTTTTATTACCCACCATAATGCATTAAATATGCCATTATTTTTACGTGTGGCACCGGAGTTACATCTAAAACGGCTTGTCGTTGGTGGCATGGAAAAGGTTTTTGAAATTAACCGAAGTTTTCGTAACGAAGGCCTTTCGACACGACATAATCCTGAATTCACCATGTTAGAATTTTATCAGGCTTATTCGGATTATCATGATTTAATGGATTTAACAGAACAATTAATTCGTGAATTAGCAAAAACTATTTTAACGACTGAACAATTGACCTATCAAGGTGAAATCTATGATTTGTCTAAACCTTTTAAGCGTTTAACAATGATTGATGCTTTACTTGAATATAATCCGGAATGGCAATTAAACGATGTTACTGAATTTGCTCGTTTAAAAAAAATTGCTGCGGATTTAGAAATTCAGCCAAAAGAATCTATTGGACAACTCCAATTCGCAGTATTTGAAGAGACTGTCGAAGAAAAATTAAAACAACCTACCTTTATTACCCAATACCCCATTGTTGTATCGCCGTTGGCGAGACGTAATAGTGAAAATCCGGATTTTGCCGATCGTTTTGAACTTTATATTGGAGGGCGCGAGTTAGCCAATGGGTTTTCCGAACTAAATGACCCAGAAGATCAAAGAGCGCGTTTCAAGCAACAATTATTAGCGAAATCAAAAGGTGATTCAGAAGCGATGCCCTATGATGAAGAGTATATTCAAGCGCTAGAATATGGTTTGCCCCCCACAGCGGGTGAAGGAATGGGTATTGATCGTTTAACCATGTTATTTACGGATTCAGTATCAATTCGCGATGTTATTTTATTTCCATTGATGCGGCCAGAGTCAGATTAA
- the rpmB gene encoding 50S ribosomal protein L28, giving the protein MARVCQVTGKKPMVGHNVSHSNRKTKRRFQINLHIRRLWVASEKRFVKLRITSQGLRIIEKLGIDNVLATLRRRGEKV; this is encoded by the coding sequence ATGGCTAGGGTCTGTCAAGTAACGGGTAAAAAACCCATGGTGGGGCACAATGTGTCTCACTCTAACCGGAAAACGAAACGTCGCTTTCAAATTAATTTGCATATCCGTCGTTTATGGGTTGCCAGTGAAAAGCGTTTTGTAAAATTAAGAATAACCTCACAAGGCTTGCGTATTATCGAAAAGTTAGGTATTGATAACGTACTTGCGACGTTACGTCGGCGTGGTGAAAAAGTTTAA
- the prfB gene encoding peptide chain release factor 2 (programmed frameshift), whose protein sequence is MFEAAPIIQKINDLESRSTELRRYLDYTAKCEALQELDHQLQDPHIWNHPEKAQQLGKTRAQVYEIVSTFQHLEKSLKEINDLYALAVHENADDLLKTLSEELQQLEMRLEQLEFRRMFPHELDKNSAYLEIQAGSGGTEAQDWAEMLLRMYLRWGEHNHFKVDLIEVSSGEVAGIKSATIKVEGQYAYGWLRTETGVHRLVRLSPFDANKRRHTSFAAVFVSPEVDESINIEINPADLRIDTYRASGAGGQHVNRTDSAVRITHIPSGVVVQSQNDRSQHKNRDQAMKQLRAKLYELERRKRTVEKQNQESLKRDIGWGSQIRSYVLDDARIKDLRTGIETGNTQAVLNGQLNPFLIASLKAGL, encoded by the exons TCTT GACTACACTGCAAAATGTGAAGCGCTGCAGGAACTTGATCATCAATTACAAGACCCTCATATTTGGAATCATCCTGAAAAAGCTCAACAATTAGGTAAAACGCGTGCGCAGGTTTATGAAATTGTTTCGACTTTTCAGCACTTAGAAAAAAGTTTAAAAGAGATTAACGATCTTTATGCGTTAGCAGTTCATGAAAATGCAGACGATCTTTTGAAAACATTATCGGAAGAGTTACAGCAACTGGAAATGCGTCTTGAACAGCTTGAGTTTCGACGAATGTTTCCCCATGAATTAGATAAAAATTCAGCTTATTTAGAAATACAGGCGGGTTCGGGTGGTACAGAAGCACAAGATTGGGCAGAAATGTTATTACGTATGTATTTGCGTTGGGGAGAACACAATCATTTTAAAGTTGATTTAATAGAAGTTTCTTCGGGCGAAGTCGCTGGAATAAAAAGCGCCACCATTAAAGTTGAAGGTCAATATGCTTACGGTTGGTTACGTACCGAAACGGGCGTACATCGTTTAGTCCGGTTATCGCCTTTTGACGCCAATAAACGACGCCATACTTCTTTTGCTGCTGTGTTTGTATCGCCTGAAGTGGATGAATCCATCAATATAGAAATCAACCCCGCTGATTTACGTATTGATACCTATCGTGCGAGTGGGGCAGGCGGACAACATGTGAATAGAACAGATTCCGCTGTGCGTATTACGCATATTCCGAGCGGCGTAGTGGTGCAATCTCAAAATGATCGTTCACAACATAAAAACCGTGATCAAGCGATGAAGCAACTACGAGCAAAGCTGTATGAACTGGAACGGCGTAAACGCACAGTAGAGAAACAAAATCAAGAATCCTTAAAGCGTGATATTGGTTGGGGAAGTCAAATACGTTCCTATGTTTTAGATGATGCGCGAATCAAGGATTTGCGTACCGGTATTGAAACCGGTAATACGCAAGCCGTGTTAAATGGACAGCTGAACCCTTTTTTAATAGCCAGTTTAAAAGCAGGGTTATAG
- the rpmG gene encoding 50S ribosomal protein L33, producing the protein MRDKIKLKSTASAYYYTTNKNKKTTPHKLKLKKYDPITRKHELFEEDKIK; encoded by the coding sequence ATGCGTGATAAAATTAAATTAAAATCAACGGCTAGTGCTTATTACTATACGACGAATAAAAACAAGAAAACAACGCCTCATAAATTAAAGCTAAAAAAATACGACCCTATCACCCGAAAACATGAACTTTTTGAAGAAGACAAGATCAAGTAG
- the radC gene encoding RadC family protein — MTITDWPARERPREKLLSQGASALSDAELLALFIRTGVRGKTALDISRELLSQFGSLRHIVAASLEQFTKSLGLGLAKYVEIQAAKELATRCLQENLEEHNTFENPRDVHAYLSHKLRCYPYEVFSCLFLDNTHRFIFFKELFHGSINEATVYPRELIRQVYQHNAAAVILAHNHPSGNAKPSDADKRLTQEIKTILTAIDVRLLDHIIIGSGCITSFAAQGLL, encoded by the coding sequence ATGACCATTACTGACTGGCCCGCCAGGGAACGCCCCCGTGAAAAATTACTTTCGCAGGGCGCCTCTGCTTTATCTGACGCTGAGTTACTTGCACTTTTTATTCGCACTGGGGTTCGAGGAAAAACAGCTCTGGATATTAGCCGAGAACTTCTTTCGCAATTTGGTAGCTTACGCCATATTGTTGCCGCCAGTTTGGAACAGTTTACGAAATCCCTCGGTTTAGGCTTAGCGAAATATGTCGAAATTCAAGCTGCGAAAGAGTTAGCTACGCGTTGCTTACAAGAAAATCTTGAAGAACATAACACGTTTGAAAATCCACGAGATGTTCATGCATACTTATCACACAAATTGCGCTGTTACCCCTACGAAGTTTTTAGCTGTTTATTTTTAGATAATACACATCGCTTTATTTTTTTTAAAGAACTCTTTCACGGAAGCATTAACGAAGCGACGGTCTACCCTCGAGAGCTTATCCGTCAAGTCTATCAACATAATGCTGCAGCGGTCATTTTAGCTCACAATCATCCTTCGGGTAATGCCAAACCGAGTGATGCAGATAAAAGGCTTACGCAAGAAATAAAAACTATTTTAACAGCCATTGATGTACGCTTATTAGACCATATCATTATCGGGTCAGGTTGCATAACCTCTTTTGCGGCACAAGGTTTACTGTAA